The segment CTTCGGCAACCTGAGTGGGTCGCTCGGGACAGCGCTGTTGATGTTCATGAGCAGGCAGTACACTTTCGGCGGCGGGGCGGTCGGTGTGGCGGCACTCAACATCGCCAACGGCAAGGTCCAGCTGGGTTGGGTGCAGGCCGTGTTCCTGGGCATCCTGTGCAATGTCCTGGTTTGCCTGGCGGTATGGATGACCTACAGCGCCCGGAGCACACTGGACAAGATCGCGGCGATCATCTTCCCGATCTCGGCCTTTGTCGCCGCCAGTTTCGAACACAGTGTGGCCAACATGTACTACATGCCCATCGCCCTGCTGATCAAGGAATACGATCCGGCGTTCACCCAGTCTACCGGCATCGCCCTCGAGAATCTCACCTGGCCGAACTTCATCGTGAACAACCTGATCCCAGTCACGATCGGCAACATGATCGGCGGCGCCCTCCTGGTGGCAATCGTGTATTGGTTCATCTTCCTGAGGCACACTTCCAAGGAGTAGGCCGCGCCAACTTTCCGGACAACCGGCCCGGGAAGAGCTGCACGCGCCCCTCGGGCGCGTGCAGCGTGCAGGCCTTTCCGTCGTTGCAGCCGCCGAAGGCCCTCAACCGATGCAGCGCAGCGCCACCAGCCTCAGGCCATCCAGCGCCGGTTGGGCGCCAACAGGATCGAGCGCGGCCTGCTCG is part of the Anaerolineales bacterium genome and harbors:
- a CDS encoding formate transporter FocA; its protein translation is MINESQEIRIDALLPAEMAVRAEQIGVRKSALPFWTVLTLSVLAGAFISMGAIFATTVAGGLSGVVPYGIARLLIGLAFCLGLILVVVGGAELFTGNNLIVMAWASGKVSTFALARNWTIVYFGNLSGSLGTALLMFMSRQYTFGGGAVGVAALNIANGKVQLGWVQAVFLGILCNVLVCLAVWMTYSARSTLDKIAAIIFPISAFVAASFEHSVANMYYMPIALLIKEYDPAFTQSTGIALENLTWPNFIVNNLIPVTIGNMIGGALLVAIVYWFIFLRHTSKE